A genomic window from Paenibacillus sp. FSL K6-0276 includes:
- a CDS encoding lysophospholipid acyltransferase family protein: MIYVFCRGLLRLIYAIVFPLKIVGEENVPKEGGVLLCANHISLLDPMTIGIKLDRQVKYMAKAELFEVPVLGWLINKLGAFPVKRGGVSKESIKTALNTLRSGNVMGIFPEGTRNSDAGVAKKGAASFALRSGAAVVPAAIVGQYKLFRRMVVVYGAPIDLSQFAGAGSESLEAVTDVIMERINEMKKSGKPSAS; the protein is encoded by the coding sequence ATGATTTATGTATTTTGCCGAGGATTGCTTCGCTTGATTTACGCAATTGTTTTCCCGCTTAAGATTGTGGGGGAAGAGAATGTGCCAAAGGAGGGCGGGGTGCTGCTATGCGCGAACCATATTAGTCTGTTAGATCCTATGACTATTGGGATTAAGCTAGACCGTCAGGTAAAGTATATGGCTAAGGCGGAACTTTTTGAGGTTCCTGTGCTTGGTTGGCTCATTAACAAATTGGGTGCTTTTCCGGTCAAACGTGGTGGCGTAAGCAAAGAATCCATTAAAACGGCCCTTAACACACTTCGTAGTGGTAATGTCATGGGTATCTTCCCAGAGGGTACGCGTAACTCTGATGCCGGAGTTGCCAAGAAAGGCGCTGCAAGCTTCGCACTTCGAAGTGGTGCGGCAGTTGTTCCGGCCGCTATTGTCGGTCAGTACAAACTCTTTCGACGGATGGTTGTTGTCTATGGGGCACCTATAGATCTCAGTCAATTTGCCGGTGCAGGAAGTGAATCTCTCGAGGCTGTTACCGATGTCATTATGGAACGCATCAATGAGATGAAGAAGTCGGGTAAACCAAGCGCTAGTTAA
- the cmk gene encoding (d)CMP kinase — translation MDRQGTHTNDRINVAIDGPAGAGKSTVARLVAQNLSYIYVDTGAMYRAITWYMIREGIEPEDQNQVNQKVRDMVIELIPEKDIQKVLINGEDVTPNIRSLQVSGLVSQYSKIEGVRSRLSHLQRQMALRKGVVMDGRDIGTTVLPDAEVKIFMTASVEERALRRYKELRDAESVTLQQLEHDIAQRDRLDEGREISPLRRAEDAILLDTTFMDIDQAVEAIVSHCRSHIDGERNHL, via the coding sequence TTGGATAGGCAGGGTACACATACTAACGACAGAATTAACGTCGCCATCGACGGACCTGCCGGGGCAGGCAAGAGCACTGTAGCCCGATTGGTAGCCCAGAATTTGTCTTATATTTATGTCGATACAGGTGCAATGTACCGGGCAATCACCTGGTATATGATCCGAGAAGGCATAGAACCGGAAGATCAGAATCAAGTGAACCAGAAGGTTCGCGACATGGTTATTGAGCTTATTCCAGAAAAAGACATCCAGAAGGTGCTGATTAATGGGGAAGACGTAACGCCGAATATTCGGAGTCTTCAGGTCAGCGGCCTTGTGTCGCAGTATTCGAAGATCGAAGGTGTAAGATCCAGACTTAGTCATTTGCAGCGTCAGATGGCGCTTCGCAAAGGCGTTGTTATGGATGGCCGCGATATCGGTACGACCGTGCTGCCCGATGCCGAAGTAAAGATTTTTATGACGGCAAGTGTGGAAGAAAGAGCTCTCCGTCGTTATAAGGAATTGAGAGACGCGGAATCGGTGACTCTTCAGCAGCTTGAACATGATATTGCACAGCGAGATCGTCTGGATGAAGGACGGGAGATTTCACCGCTGCGCCGTGCGGAAGATGCAATTCTTCTGGACACGACCTTTATGGATATCGATCAAGCTGTGGAGGCCATTGTATCCCATTGTAGATCTCATATTGACGGGGAGAGAAATCATTTATGA
- a CDS encoding flagellar brake domain-containing protein codes for MYPKINEYLYIQVASSDAAEAEVEYRSRIAETEDDAFLIEIPMQESNGHLKRLFMGDELSVYFITEGGIKNYFNTHVLGFKEDVIRMVRIQKPATDSIFKIQRRSFFRVNADLELAVKDSCGKRFLVRTDDIGGGGTSFLVDNQVKLEVGGKLSCWVLVPYRNGSIEHVEFVGEVVRIKTLENGRQLAMLKFVAISDTERQKIIRYCFERQFDFRNR; via the coding sequence TTGTATCCTAAAATTAATGAATATCTATACATACAGGTTGCTTCCAGTGACGCTGCTGAAGCAGAAGTTGAATATAGATCGAGAATTGCAGAGACAGAAGACGACGCGTTCCTGATTGAAATTCCTATGCAGGAGAGTAATGGTCATCTGAAAAGACTTTTTATGGGGGACGAGCTTTCGGTTTATTTTATAACTGAGGGCGGCATTAAAAATTACTTTAATACTCATGTTCTCGGTTTTAAAGAAGATGTAATCCGTATGGTTCGGATACAAAAGCCAGCGACGGATTCAATTTTTAAAATTCAGAGACGAAGCTTTTTTCGAGTGAATGCAGATCTTGAGTTAGCTGTAAAGGATAGTTGTGGTAAAAGGTTTCTTGTGCGTACAGATGATATCGGTGGCGGAGGAACCTCTTTCTTGGTGGATAACCAGGTCAAGCTCGAAGTAGGAGGTAAATTGTCCTGTTGGGTTCTAGTGCCTTATCGAAACGGTAGTATTGAGCATGTGGAATTTGTAGGTGAAGTGGTTCGGATTAAAACGCTTGAGAATGGGCGCCAATTGGCCATGCTGAAATTTGTGGCTATTTCGGATACTGAGCGCCAGAAAATAATACGTTACTGCTTCGAACGTCAGTTTGATTTCCGCAACCGATAG